A window of Alkalicoccobacillus plakortidis contains these coding sequences:
- a CDS encoding DoxX family protein, producing the protein MFKQIARYAFVLLFIIAGIGHFTMADGFAQMFPEWVPFKYPIVYITGIIEWILAILLLIKKTRRLAGVWTAIYLVLIFPANIYMAIAEIPAPWDDQTDPVILWVRLLFQPLLIWWVLAISKDKK; encoded by the coding sequence GTGTTTAAACAAATAGCACGATACGCGTTTGTTTTATTATTTATCATTGCGGGTATTGGCCACTTTACGATGGCTGATGGTTTTGCACAAATGTTCCCTGAGTGGGTTCCTTTTAAATATCCAATCGTCTATATTACAGGGATAATTGAATGGATTCTGGCTATTTTACTTCTCATTAAGAAAACACGTCGTTTGGCAGGAGTATGGACAGCGATCTATTTGGTTCTCATCTTCCCTGCGAATATTTACATGGCAATCGCAGAAATTCCAGCCCCATGGGACGATCAGACGGATCCGGTTATTTTGTGGGTACGATTATTGTTCCAACCTTTATTAATCTGGTGGGTATTAGCTATATCTAAAGATAAGAAATAA
- a CDS encoding MFS transporter gives MDVTSNTDTQKTKEAANVKVIPLIAVLLSGAFVAILNETVLNVALQAIMADLNVAASHAQWLVTGYMLIIGTLIPISAFFIQRFSTRQLFITAMGLFTFGTLVAGFSPTFSVLLIGRMIQAVGTAIMIPLLMNVILVIIPIERRGAAMGMIGLVIMFAPSYRSNCIWSNRAKLNVEMVVLSCVPYFDVVISVWPLFP, from the coding sequence ATGGATGTAACATCAAATACAGATACACAAAAAACAAAAGAAGCAGCAAACGTGAAAGTAATCCCACTTATAGCCGTTCTACTTTCAGGTGCATTTGTGGCCATTTTAAATGAAACGGTTCTAAACGTAGCCTTGCAGGCTATTATGGCAGACCTCAATGTAGCAGCAAGTCATGCCCAATGGCTTGTAACAGGTTATATGCTTATTATAGGAACGCTAATCCCTATATCTGCATTTTTTATTCAACGATTTTCAACAAGGCAGCTGTTTATCACTGCAATGGGGCTATTTACGTTCGGAACACTTGTAGCCGGTTTTAGTCCCACTTTTTCTGTTCTACTTATTGGACGAATGATTCAAGCAGTTGGAACAGCGATTATGATTCCTCTGTTAATGAACGTGATTTTGGTTATCATACCAATTGAACGTAGAGGGGCAGCAATGGGTATGATTGGCTTGGTGATTATGTTTGCACCAAGCTATCGGTCCAACTGTATCTGGTCTAATCGTGCAAAACTTAACGTGGAGATGGTTGTTCTTTCTTGTGTTCCCTATTTCGACGTTGTCATTAGTGTGTGGCCTTTATTTCCTTAA
- a CDS encoding DUF5068 domain-containing protein gives MKKVKVMASLVAVSALVLTACGSNEEATGNEPEEQEEQPVAEETNEDEKQQEEEQIDDEVEVEVEEENDDDQDKDTEENSSDVSTESMSGDDVWNPQIAEDTEGDVEVVYTAENLGYETDLDGYHVKVDGYQITRVTDMHKREEISFDGSTDGYIITVDATYENQRDEGVFTNSVIHLQMKDQFDYAPSDSSSYIADDKKMHSKDPDNFLYFEPDESVTGFVILRLTDDEYEQLDSINPKLIVGGAAGPNEDFSDSYREEVAYDFILSDEQGEQSESSSSFYQDKLVTNNMADKEMIYEEEGIGQSETIDDVTVTLEGVQYTEITPTESYEQSFDDFGDKGIVALTAKLTIDNQSDEDIPLLSTGIFLDTDDGRSRYMDQGMLSPDHPKDISAGETDEVYHVFLFRKDEFGLYETFSLEYGPFRGEDGKDLFKGHQAVFDVPAPE, from the coding sequence ATGAAAAAAGTAAAGGTTATGGCATCTCTTGTGGCAGTATCAGCTCTAGTGTTAACAGCTTGTGGAAGTAACGAAGAAGCAACAGGTAATGAGCCGGAGGAGCAAGAAGAGCAACCTGTAGCAGAAGAAACAAACGAAGATGAAAAACAACAAGAAGAAGAACAGATTGATGATGAGGTTGAGGTTGAAGTAGAAGAAGAAAATGATGATGATCAAGATAAGGATACAGAGGAAAATTCTTCTGATGTGTCAACGGAATCAATGTCTGGTGATGATGTATGGAATCCTCAAATTGCTGAAGACACTGAAGGAGACGTTGAGGTCGTTTACACAGCAGAAAATCTCGGTTATGAAACGGATTTGGATGGATATCATGTTAAGGTTGATGGTTATCAAATTACACGAGTGACGGATATGCATAAAAGAGAGGAGATCTCATTTGATGGTTCGACCGATGGGTATATCATAACTGTCGATGCAACATACGAAAACCAACGAGATGAGGGTGTTTTTACAAACAGTGTTATTCATCTGCAAATGAAGGACCAATTTGATTATGCGCCATCAGATAGCAGCAGTTATATAGCAGATGATAAGAAGATGCATTCTAAAGATCCAGATAATTTTTTATATTTTGAGCCAGATGAGAGTGTAACTGGATTTGTAATCCTGAGATTAACAGATGATGAATACGAACAATTAGATTCCATTAATCCAAAGTTAATAGTCGGCGGGGCTGCTGGTCCAAACGAAGACTTTTCAGATAGCTACCGTGAAGAAGTTGCCTATGACTTTATTCTTAGTGATGAGCAGGGTGAACAAAGTGAGTCTAGTTCTTCCTTTTATCAAGATAAGCTTGTAACAAATAATATGGCAGACAAAGAAATGATTTATGAAGAAGAAGGCATTGGTCAATCAGAAACAATAGATGATGTGACAGTAACTTTAGAAGGTGTTCAATATACCGAAATTACTCCGACTGAGTCTTATGAACAATCGTTCGATGATTTTGGTGATAAAGGTATTGTTGCTTTAACGGCTAAACTGACTATAGACAATCAATCGGATGAAGATATCCCCTTATTAAGCACGGGGATCTTTCTAGATACGGATGATGGAAGAAGCAGATACATGGATCAAGGAATGCTATCACCTGATCACCCAAAAGACATTTCAGCAGGAGAGACAGACGAGGTTTATCATGTCTTTTTATTTCGAAAAGATGAGTTTGGCCTTTACGAAACATTTAGCTTAGAGTACGGACCGTTTCGTGGTGAGGATGGTAAAGATTTATTTAAGGGTCATCAAGCCGTTTTTGATGTTCCTGCACCTGAATAA
- a CDS encoding MFS transporter: MQNLTWRWLFFLVFPISTLSLVCGLYFLKNVTKLTKPKLDILSFILSTLGFGGIVLGFSMAGEGEATWMDIEVMGSLIIGFVSLILFAWRQLKMETPQLDVRVFRYPMFTLGLVMIITVMMTLFAMMLVLPIYMQSVLAFTAVTTGLVMLPGGIINGAMSPIMGKFFDKYGPRALLIPGAILMVGSVFSYRFIDAGTPITFVIIQHTVLMISVAMVMMPSQTNGLNQLPAPLYPHGAAIANTLMQVSGAIGAALFISIMENGQHRALEGIQNPTPAQELDALAVGAQQSFSTGFFLACIVLVVSLFIKSSLKHGQKEESFQ, from the coding sequence GTGCAAAACTTAACGTGGAGATGGTTGTTCTTTCTTGTGTTCCCTATTTCGACGTTGTCATTAGTGTGTGGCCTTTATTTCCTTAAAAATGTAACCAAACTCACAAAACCGAAGCTTGATATCTTATCATTTATTTTATCTACACTTGGTTTTGGTGGGATCGTACTTGGGTTTAGTATGGCAGGTGAAGGTGAAGCAACGTGGATGGACATTGAAGTCATGGGTTCACTTATCATTGGTTTTGTTTCATTGATTTTATTTGCATGGAGACAATTAAAAATGGAAACACCGCAACTTGATGTTCGTGTGTTCCGTTATCCAATGTTTACTCTAGGTCTCGTCATGATTATTACAGTCATGATGACACTCTTTGCAATGATGCTAGTGCTACCGATCTATATGCAATCGGTTCTAGCCTTTACCGCTGTTACCACAGGTTTAGTGATGTTACCTGGAGGAATTATAAACGGAGCCATGTCACCTATTATGGGTAAGTTTTTCGATAAATATGGTCCGCGAGCTCTCTTGATTCCAGGAGCAATTCTAATGGTGGGAAGTGTGTTCTCCTATCGATTTATCGATGCTGGAACACCTATCACTTTTGTTATTATTCAGCATACGGTCTTGATGATTTCCGTTGCGATGGTGATGATGCCGTCGCAAACCAATGGCTTAAACCAACTGCCGGCACCTTTATACCCACATGGGGCCGCCATTGCAAATACCCTGATGCAAGTATCGGGAGCAATTGGAGCCGCACTGTTTATTTCCATTATGGAGAATGGACAGCATCGTGCACTTGAAGGAATACAAAATCCAACACCAGCTCAGGAGTTAGACGCCCTTGCAGTTGGAGCTCAGCAAAGCTTTTCGACTGGTTTTTTCCTAGCTTGCATTGTGCTAGTTGTCTCTTTATTTATCAAATCAAGTTTGAAACATGGTCAAAAAGAGGAATCCTTTCAATAA
- a CDS encoding winged helix-turn-helix transcriptional regulator, with the protein METCKVDTALEILMGKWKHRILFELTNNEVMRFNELKRAIPGITQKMLTAQLRELEHHDIVIRRVYAQIPPKVEYSMTEYGNSLQPLLGAMHEWGSKHAQHLKELEAEEALKPNNA; encoded by the coding sequence ATGGAAACGTGCAAAGTAGATACTGCACTTGAGATCTTAATGGGAAAATGGAAGCACAGAATTTTGTTTGAGCTAACCAATAATGAAGTGATGCGTTTTAATGAATTAAAACGTGCCATTCCTGGAATTACTCAAAAAATGCTAACTGCTCAACTTCGTGAACTCGAACACCATGACATTGTTATCCGAAGAGTGTATGCTCAAATCCCTCCTAAGGTTGAGTATTCAATGACTGAATATGGTAACAGTCTTCAGCCGCTTTTAGGCGCCATGCATGAGTGGGGTAGCAAGCACGCACAACACTTAAAAGAATTAGAAGCTGAGGAAGCGCTAAAACCAAATAATGCTTAA